The following DNA comes from Gemella massiliensis.
TATTAAAAGGTTGCCAGTAAGATTTACGTTTAATAATAATTATTTTAATGATCGTTATCAAGGTATACCAATCGGTGGGTATAACGTTATTATTGAAAATATGTTAAAAGGTATAGAAGTAGAACTGAATGTAGATTTCTTTGAAAATAGACAGGAATTGGAAGGCTGTGCTAAAAAAGTAGTTTTCACCGGAATGATAGATCAATATTTTGATTATAAATATGGCGAATTGGAATACAGAAGTCTTCGTTTTGAGCATGAGATATTAGATGAAGATAATTTCCAAGGAAATGCAGTTATCAATTATACCGAACGAGAAATACCATATACCAGAATTATTGAGCATAAACATTTTGAATACGGAACTCAAGAAAAAACTGTTATTACACGTGAATATTCAACTAGTTGGCAACGTGGAGACGAACCATATTATCCAATCAATGACGAAAAAAATAATGCGATATATCAAAAATACTTAGAAGAGGCGAATAAAAATAATAATGTTATTTTTTGCGGGCGTCTTGCAGATTATAAATATTACGATATGCACGTAGTAGTTGAACGAGTATTAGATGTGGTGAGAAATGAATTAGAAAAGTAGCGGGTATGTTTCAGGCTAAATTTTCGATAAAGATTTGTAATGAAATAGATACCTATAATTGACTTATAGAGAATTGATTTTGACTAAGGTTCAAAAATCTCCAAGTAAAATGCAAAATATTTTACCGTTACCGCTACAAAGAATAATCAACAAAGAATTTTGTATAAAACAAATAATTTCAATAAAAAGTTACGAAAATTTTGAAAAGGGGACTTATTGTGAAACTCTTAAAAAATTATTTATACAATGTATCATACCAATTATTAAATATTATATTGCCAATTATAACGGTACCTTATGTAACACGTGTTTTTACAAGCGAAAATTTGGGGAATTACGGTTTTTATAATTCTATTGTCAGCTATTTTGTTTTACTGGCTAATCTGGGAATAAATATTTACGGTACAAAGCAGATAGCTTCATCAACCAACGTAAACAAAACATTTTGGAATATTTATGCTATTCAGGTAACAACAAGTATAGTATCAATTTTATTGTATTGTGGAGCACTTAACTTAGTTCCGACGATGAATAATAAAATAGCTGTTTTGTTAGTTATTAGTTTGTTTTCAAAACTTTTAGATATATCTTGGTTATTTACCGGCAGAGAAGATTTTAAAAGAATCACAATAAGAAATGCGAGTGTAAGATTACTCGGGGTTATTAGTATTTTTCTATTTATTAAAAATGAAAATCAGATTTACCTTTATGTTTTTATTCTAGTTATTTTTGATTTTTTAGGGCAATTAATAATGTGGTTTCCTGCTAGAGAGTATATAAGAAAACCTGAATTTAGATGGGACGGCATAAAGAAAAATATTAAACCTACAATATTACTATTTTTACCACAGATTGCAATTTCATTGTATGTTGTTATGGATAGAACGTTACTGGGAATATTTGGGTCTTTTTATGATGTCGGTATTTATGACCAAAGTCAAAAATTAATAAGTATCTTGCTTACGATTGTCAGTTCGTTAGGGGCTGTGATGTTGCCGAGAGTTGCTAATTTGTTAGCTGAAAAAAAAGAAAAAGAAGCTCTACAAATGGTTGAATTTTCTTTTTTGGTTTATAATGTAATAATTTTTCCTATGATTTTTGGGTTGATGGTTATTAATGAATTGTTCGTTAATTTATTTTTAGGGGAGAATTTTGGAAATGTAAAATACAGTTTATATATTATTTCTTTTAATATTTTATTTATAGGTTGGACTAATATTTTAGGATATCAAGTGCTTGTTGTTAGAAATAAAAATAAGGAATTTATGTTGTCTACAACTATACCGGCGATTGTCAGTATTTTAATAAATATCGCATTAATTCCTTTATTGGGGTACATCGGTGCTTCAATAACATCGGTTATTGTAGAATTTTTAGTATTTATCTTACAATGGAATTACAGTAGAAAAATAGTAGATATTCGTATCATTTTTAATAACAAATTTATTAAAATATTGTTTTCTACAATAATAATGTTTATTGTAATAGAATTATTAAAAGTATTGGTTGGATTATCTAATATAATAGGATTAGTAATGTATATTTTAGTAGGTGGAATGGTATACATCAGCTTAATTTTATATTTAAAAGTTATAGATATAAAGGAATTAAGAGAGATGATAAAATAAGTTGATTGGTTAAATTAATGAGTTTTATACCAAATG
Coding sequences within:
- the glf gene encoding UDP-galactopyranose mutase, whose translation is MYDYLIVGAGLSGAIFAYEATKKGKKVKVIDKRSHIGGNIYCENIEGINVHKYGAHIFHTSNKGVWDYINQFAEFNNYINSPVANYKGKLYNLPFNMNTFYALWGTKTPAEVKTKIAEQTGHLQDTEPKNLEEQAIKLIGTDVYKTLIKGYTEKQWGRSATELPPFIIKRLPVRFTFNNNYFNDRYQGIPIGGYNVIIENMLKGIEVELNVDFFENRQELEGCAKKVVFTGMIDQYFDYKYGELEYRSLRFEHEILDEDNFQGNAVINYTEREIPYTRIIEHKHFEYGTQEKTVITREYSTSWQRGDEPYYPINDEKNNAIYQKYLEEANKNNNVIFCGRLADYKYYDMHVVVERVLDVVRNELEK
- a CDS encoding oligosaccharide flippase family protein gives rise to the protein MKLLKNYLYNVSYQLLNIILPIITVPYVTRVFTSENLGNYGFYNSIVSYFVLLANLGINIYGTKQIASSTNVNKTFWNIYAIQVTTSIVSILLYCGALNLVPTMNNKIAVLLVISLFSKLLDISWLFTGREDFKRITIRNASVRLLGVISIFLFIKNENQIYLYVFILVIFDFLGQLIMWFPAREYIRKPEFRWDGIKKNIKPTILLFLPQIAISLYVVMDRTLLGIFGSFYDVGIYDQSQKLISILLTIVSSLGAVMLPRVANLLAEKKEKEALQMVEFSFLVYNVIIFPMIFGLMVINELFVNLFLGENFGNVKYSLYIISFNILFIGWTNILGYQVLVVRNKNKEFMLSTTIPAIVSILINIALIPLLGYIGASITSVIVEFLVFILQWNYSRKIVDIRIIFNNKFIKILFSTIIMFIVIELLKVLVGLSNIIGLVMYILVGGMVYISLILYLKVIDIKELREMIK